Proteins encoded by one window of Streptomyces sp. NBC_01477:
- a CDS encoding carbohydrate ABC transporter permease, which produces MTTRASASPATRSLISDQELARPRYRAAYFTVLTVTTVLFAAAFLFPLYWMASSALETPREFAAQTPTLLPKSVHVAAYRDAWSQMDIAHFFLNTVWYAAGGWLIQISVDVCAAYALSKLRPAFGKAIFAGMLASLMLPSAALLVPAYLTVSDLPLVHLNLLNTPWALWLPGAANAFNIYVLRRFFDQIPGELLDAASIDGASRLQTLLRVVLPLSRSVLAVISIFAVVGMWKDFLWPLLVLQDPDKQTLSVALHRLSTSTTQVPPTEMIAGLSIAAVPMIVLFLFFQRHILGGLSAGALKG; this is translated from the coding sequence GCCTCCCCGGCGACCCGCAGTCTGATCTCCGACCAGGAGCTGGCCCGGCCCCGCTACCGCGCCGCGTACTTCACGGTGCTCACCGTCACGACCGTGCTGTTCGCCGCCGCCTTCCTCTTCCCCCTGTACTGGATGGCGAGTTCGGCGCTGGAGACCCCGCGCGAATTCGCCGCGCAGACCCCGACGCTGCTGCCGAAGTCCGTGCACGTGGCCGCGTACCGCGACGCGTGGAGCCAGATGGACATCGCGCACTTCTTCCTCAACACCGTCTGGTACGCGGCCGGCGGGTGGCTGATCCAGATCTCGGTGGACGTGTGCGCCGCCTACGCGCTGTCCAAACTGCGGCCGGCGTTCGGCAAGGCGATCTTCGCGGGGATGCTCGCCAGTCTGATGCTGCCCTCCGCGGCGCTGCTGGTGCCCGCCTACCTGACCGTCTCCGACCTGCCCCTGGTCCACCTCAACCTGCTGAACACGCCCTGGGCGCTGTGGCTGCCCGGTGCGGCCAACGCCTTCAACATCTACGTGCTGCGGCGCTTCTTCGACCAGATCCCCGGCGAACTCCTCGACGCCGCCAGCATCGACGGCGCCTCCCGGCTGCAAACGCTGCTGCGCGTGGTGCTTCCGCTGTCGCGGTCGGTGCTCGCGGTGATCTCCATCTTCGCGGTCGTCGGGATGTGGAAGGACTTCCTGTGGCCGCTGCTGGTGCTCCAGGACCCGGACAAGCAGACGCTGTCGGTGGCGCTGCACCGGCTGTCCACGTCCACCACGCAGGTGCCGCCGACCGAGATGATCGCGGGGCTCTCGATCGCGGCGGTGCCGATGATCGTGCTGTTCCTGTTCTTCCAGCGGCACATCCTCGGCGGATTGTCCGCCGGAGCGCTCAAGGGCTGA